From Actinoplanes oblitus, a single genomic window includes:
- a CDS encoding AfsR/SARP family transcriptional regulator: MSVTIAARPISGISVRTLGSFEVTFNGFSVGPWKAGKARHLLQLLLLHRNRVVLRDVLVDALWPAGSAGSSSLKVAVHMLRRVLAGAHEQHLSTVSGSSLRLVTCESGYMLEAREVWTDHDEFEELVAQAHTRERSGDLAAADDLYGRASRLYRGDFLPDVHEDWAATHREWLRSRQLYALEFLSRRRLAQCDQVSVIDLCRRMLAIDPLHEPSYRMLISVHSRLGQPAQARRWYDLCAERLRDSAEAFPDEDTQRLYRVLVNDFPGNLTDARKVVAP; this comes from the coding sequence GTGTCCGTAACAATTGCCGCCCGCCCGATTTCAGGGATTTCGGTTCGTACGCTCGGTTCTTTCGAAGTCACCTTCAACGGTTTTTCGGTGGGTCCCTGGAAAGCGGGAAAAGCGCGGCACCTCCTGCAGTTGCTGCTGCTGCACCGCAACCGGGTGGTCCTGCGCGACGTCCTGGTCGACGCGCTGTGGCCGGCCGGATCGGCGGGTTCCAGCTCGCTGAAAGTCGCCGTCCACATGCTCCGCCGGGTGCTGGCCGGAGCACACGAGCAGCACCTCTCCACGGTGTCGGGTTCGTCGTTGCGCCTGGTCACCTGCGAGTCGGGGTACATGCTGGAGGCGCGTGAGGTCTGGACCGACCACGACGAGTTCGAGGAGTTGGTCGCTCAGGCGCACACCCGCGAGCGTTCCGGCGACCTCGCGGCGGCCGACGACCTGTACGGCCGGGCGAGCCGCCTCTATCGGGGTGACTTCCTGCCGGACGTGCACGAGGACTGGGCCGCGACCCATCGCGAATGGTTGCGCAGCCGTCAGCTGTACGCGCTCGAATTCCTCTCCCGGCGCCGGCTGGCCCAGTGCGACCAGGTGAGCGTCATTGATCTGTGCCGGCGCATGCTGGCCATCGACCCGTTACATGAGCCGTCCTATCGAATGCTTATTTCGGTGCATTCGCGACTCGGTCAACCGGCGCAGGCGCGCCGTTGGTACGACCTTTGTGCCGAACGTTTGAGGGACAGCGCGGAAGCATTTCCCGACGAAGATACCCAGCGCCTGTATCGGGTGCTGGTGAATGACTTTCCCGGAAATCTGACAGATGCCAGAAAGGTAGTGGCGCCATGA
- a CDS encoding thioesterase II family protein: MTLIDSRRNPWLVPIVERSRPTVRLFCLSHAGGGTLGYRAWAPLLPGHVEAWAVQLPGREERILEPALTSAAEIVPAVVRALRDRTDLPYVLFGHSMGALLGYEIAGALRERGLAGPRHLVVSGAGAPRPGGSGRRRHELSRDGLIQVLRDLGGTPEEILRSPEMMDLVLPTLRADFQVVDGYRYTPRPALDCPITVLGGRADSVGEADLARWAELTGGRSRVLMFDGGHMFVNTERAAVVRAVAGVLSGAVEGVGSAG, from the coding sequence GTGACATTGATCGATTCTCGGCGCAATCCCTGGCTCGTCCCGATCGTCGAGCGGTCCCGGCCCACCGTCCGGTTGTTCTGCCTCAGCCACGCCGGTGGCGGGACGCTCGGTTACCGGGCCTGGGCGCCCTTGCTCCCCGGGCACGTCGAGGCGTGGGCGGTGCAGTTGCCCGGCCGCGAGGAGCGGATCCTGGAGCCCGCCCTCACCAGCGCCGCGGAGATCGTCCCGGCCGTGGTGCGGGCGCTGCGGGATCGGACGGACCTGCCGTACGTGCTGTTCGGGCACAGCATGGGCGCGCTGCTCGGCTACGAGATCGCCGGTGCGCTGCGGGAGCGGGGCCTGGCCGGTCCGCGGCATCTCGTCGTGTCCGGTGCCGGCGCGCCCCGGCCCGGCGGCTCCGGCCGGCGGCGGCACGAGTTGTCCCGCGACGGTCTGATCCAGGTGCTCCGCGACCTCGGCGGCACTCCCGAGGAGATCCTGCGGTCGCCGGAGATGATGGACCTGGTGCTGCCCACGTTGCGGGCGGACTTCCAGGTGGTCGACGGCTACCGGTACACCCCGCGGCCGGCCCTGGACTGCCCGATCACCGTGCTGGGCGGCCGGGCCGACAGCGTCGGCGAGGCCGACCTGGCGCGGTGGGCCGAGCTCACCGGCGGCCGGTCCCGGGTGCTGATGTTCGACGGCGGGCACATGTTCGTGAACACGGAGCGGGCCGCCGTGGTGCGTGCCGTCGCCGGCGTGCTGTCCGGCGCCGTGGAGGGTGTCGGCTCGGCCGGCTGA
- a CDS encoding MFS transporter: protein MSESTKRWGLLRHHDFRQLIVAESISHLGSQITILALPLVAVAVLHAPPFQVALLMTFQYLAFLVVGLPAGALVDRMRRRRVLVAADLGRAVLLGSIPLAWALDWLSMPQLYVVVLLSGVLTVFFDVAYQSYLPHLVREEDLVEGNAKLEAVQNVAMIGGPAVGGLLVRLVGAPIAVLLDALSFLGSALFVGRIRSVEQAAPRPERTRIGQEIMQGLRFVLANPVLRAIALSTAWLNFFSAILESMILLLLARTLGLSAGVIGLLLSLIGLGALAGALSARRVTDRFGQRRMIWVSIVVTAPFGLLLPFAREGWLLWAAMIGWAVTYFGGTVYNIAQVSLRQALTPPNLLGRMNATMRFMVWGTLPLGSLVGGVLGQYLGVRPAMLVGAIGYLFGFVPVVLSPLRRTAPAPVGEVADDLPGSEQPVRK, encoded by the coding sequence ATGAGTGAGTCGACCAAGCGGTGGGGGCTGCTACGCCACCACGATTTCCGGCAACTGATCGTGGCCGAGTCGATCAGCCATCTGGGCAGCCAGATCACCATTCTGGCGCTGCCGCTGGTGGCGGTCGCGGTGCTGCACGCGCCGCCGTTCCAGGTCGCCCTGCTCATGACGTTCCAATACCTGGCCTTCCTGGTGGTGGGCCTGCCGGCCGGCGCACTGGTGGACCGGATGCGCCGCCGGCGGGTCCTGGTGGCCGCGGACCTCGGCCGGGCCGTCCTGCTGGGCTCGATCCCGCTGGCCTGGGCGCTGGACTGGCTGTCGATGCCGCAGCTGTACGTCGTCGTCCTGCTCAGCGGCGTGCTCACCGTCTTCTTCGACGTCGCCTATCAGAGCTACCTCCCGCACCTGGTGCGGGAGGAGGACCTGGTGGAGGGCAACGCCAAGCTGGAGGCGGTGCAGAACGTCGCGATGATCGGCGGCCCGGCGGTCGGCGGCCTGCTGGTCCGTCTGGTCGGCGCGCCGATCGCGGTGCTGCTCGACGCGCTCAGCTTCCTGGGTTCCGCGCTGTTCGTCGGCCGCATCCGGTCCGTCGAGCAGGCGGCACCGCGCCCGGAGCGCACCCGGATCGGCCAGGAGATCATGCAGGGACTCCGGTTCGTGCTGGCCAACCCGGTGCTCCGGGCCATCGCGTTGTCGACCGCCTGGCTCAACTTCTTCAGCGCGATCCTGGAGTCGATGATCCTGCTGCTGCTGGCGCGCACCCTCGGCCTGTCGGCGGGCGTCATCGGTTTGCTGCTGTCGCTGATCGGCCTCGGCGCCCTGGCCGGAGCGCTCAGCGCGCGCCGGGTCACCGACCGATTCGGCCAGCGCCGGATGATCTGGGTGTCGATAGTGGTGACCGCCCCGTTCGGCCTGCTGCTGCCGTTCGCCCGCGAGGGCTGGCTGCTGTGGGCGGCGATGATCGGCTGGGCGGTGACGTACTTCGGCGGCACCGTCTACAACATCGCCCAGGTCAGCCTGCGCCAGGCCCTCACCCCGCCGAACCTGCTCGGCCGGATGAACGCGACGATGCGCTTCATGGTCTGGGGCACCCTGCCGCTGGGCAGCCTCGTCGGCGGGGTGCTCGGCCAGTACCTCGGGGTGCGCCCGGCGATGCTGGTCGGCGCGATCGGATACCTCTTCGGGTTCGTGCCGGTGGTGCTGTCCCCGCTGCGCCGGACGGCCCCGGCACCGGTCGGCGAGGTGGCGGATGACCTGCCCGGCTCGGAGCAGCCTGTCCGAAAATGA
- a CDS encoding LuxR C-terminal-related transcriptional regulator has protein sequence MINGEKQGLRVLIAEPEGFTRAGLRHCLETWPGGAQVSEAADSEQAVALAERSRPDVLICDIDLMPHGGIDVVMHLRDTLRAEAPIALLLGRRLTNDQLMAALAARADGIVDKSAPPEVLFAALNAARQGNVFLSSPFTTQLFKNFILLPAATGDAAAKIAAALTKREFAVLCLIAQGMSNLEIASRLNLAEATVKSYSSHVFEKLGVRGRVQAALVAVGAGIASAALGHPVLAGT, from the coding sequence ATGATCAACGGGGAGAAGCAAGGGCTGCGGGTCCTGATCGCGGAACCGGAGGGATTCACCAGGGCGGGCCTGCGGCACTGCCTGGAGACCTGGCCGGGTGGCGCGCAGGTCTCGGAGGCGGCGGACAGCGAGCAGGCGGTCGCGCTCGCCGAGCGGTCGCGGCCCGACGTCCTGATCTGTGACATCGACCTCATGCCGCATGGCGGGATCGACGTCGTGATGCATTTGCGTGACACGCTGCGCGCTGAGGCGCCGATCGCGCTCCTGCTCGGGCGACGGCTGACGAACGATCAGCTGATGGCGGCGCTGGCTGCCCGGGCCGACGGCATCGTGGACAAGTCCGCCCCGCCGGAGGTCTTGTTCGCCGCCCTGAACGCCGCCCGGCAGGGCAACGTCTTCCTGTCCTCGCCGTTCACCACCCAGCTGTTCAAGAACTTCATCCTGCTGCCGGCCGCCACCGGCGACGCCGCCGCGAAGATCGCCGCGGCCCTGACCAAGCGGGAGTTCGCGGTGCTCTGCCTGATCGCGCAGGGCATGTCCAATCTCGAGATCGCGAGCCGGCTCAACCTGGCCGAGGCCACCGTGAAGTCGTACTCGTCGCACGTGTTCGAGAAGCTCGGCGTCCGGGGCCGCGTGCAGGCCGCGCTGGTGGCGGTCGGCGCGGGTATCGCCTCGGCGGCACTCGGTCATCCGGTGCTCGCCGGCACCTGA
- a CDS encoding beta-ketoacyl synthase N-terminal-like domain-containing protein gives MSGHIAVIGMAGRFPGAGTVDEFWQNLLDGRDAITRVAVPAGVAARGLLDRPEWFDAGYFGIPPAVARVINPQQRLFLQCAVEALENAGYDSFRYPGTIGVYAGSGENAYAQVLRSRAGDLPALSEWEIQVANGPDSLCSRAAHKLGLRGPAVTVQAGCATSLLAVHLAIRGLLGGDCDIALAGGVKVRIPAGGPAVDDVGIQAPDGYCRAFDAAAAGPVGADALGLVVLKRLEDAEADGDRIDAVIRGSAINNDGANRVGFTAPSAEGQAAVIRKAHRAAGITPESCTYVEAHGTGTPLGDPIEIAALTAAFGSGGPAGHCGVGSVKTNIGHADAAAGIAGLIKTVLAVKHGVLPASLHFAVPNPQIDFARSPFRVVTERRKWQPEEGPRRAGVSAFSVGGINAHVVLEQPPEAPLGTPPSPYPQVLVLSAKTPSALTAMTGRLAEHLRASPGTPLDHLAWTLQTGRGEHGHRAMALVHDHADAVSVLAGEQPDRLIRAAGPTRSRPLVFRLPAIEDPLAEYATWAALYRTQPAFRRAVDECGARAAFRDGPDACPAPLLAFAGLYAMAQLWRRWGAEPARVTGSGVGAQVADKLTGMLGTGPEHAVAGDEVTLEIRTGTCPADERAMLDAIGRLWLAGASITWSALHEGRSPVRVAAPAYPFEGERHIVAGPAAAPVPGPAAGPATATTMLPLVTDLFGEILGLPEVDPDDSFFDLGGDSLLAMRFVTRLRDFLPVEFAPRTLFQAPTAAAMAAVLEEQAR, from the coding sequence ATGTCCGGCCACATCGCGGTCATCGGCATGGCCGGCCGGTTCCCCGGCGCCGGCACCGTCGACGAGTTCTGGCAGAACCTGCTCGACGGCCGGGACGCGATCACCCGCGTCGCGGTCCCCGCCGGGGTGGCCGCCCGGGGCCTGCTGGACCGGCCGGAGTGGTTCGACGCCGGCTACTTCGGCATCCCGCCCGCCGTCGCCCGGGTCATCAACCCCCAGCAGCGGCTGTTCCTGCAGTGCGCGGTGGAGGCCCTGGAGAACGCCGGTTACGACTCGTTCCGTTACCCGGGGACCATCGGCGTGTACGCGGGAAGCGGTGAGAACGCCTACGCCCAGGTGCTGCGCTCCCGGGCCGGCGATCTGCCGGCCCTGTCCGAATGGGAGATCCAGGTCGCCAACGGGCCCGACTCGCTCTGCAGCCGGGCCGCTCACAAGCTGGGGCTGCGCGGTCCGGCCGTCACCGTCCAGGCCGGCTGCGCCACCTCCCTGCTGGCCGTGCACCTGGCCATCCGGGGACTGCTCGGCGGGGACTGCGACATCGCGCTGGCCGGCGGCGTCAAGGTGCGCATCCCGGCCGGCGGCCCGGCCGTCGACGACGTGGGCATCCAGGCGCCGGACGGCTACTGCCGTGCCTTCGACGCGGCCGCCGCCGGCCCGGTGGGCGCCGACGCGCTCGGGCTCGTGGTGCTCAAGCGACTCGAGGACGCCGAGGCCGACGGCGACCGCATCGACGCCGTCATCCGCGGCTCCGCCATCAACAACGACGGCGCCAACCGCGTCGGCTTCACCGCGCCGAGCGCCGAGGGTCAGGCCGCGGTGATCCGCAAGGCACACCGCGCCGCCGGGATCACGCCGGAGTCCTGCACCTATGTCGAGGCGCACGGCACCGGCACCCCGCTCGGCGACCCGATCGAGATCGCCGCGCTCACCGCCGCGTTCGGGTCCGGCGGGCCGGCCGGTCACTGCGGCGTCGGATCGGTGAAGACCAACATCGGGCACGCGGACGCCGCGGCCGGTATCGCCGGACTGATCAAGACGGTGCTGGCCGTCAAACACGGCGTCCTCCCGGCGAGCCTGCACTTCGCCGTGCCCAACCCGCAGATCGACTTCGCTCGCAGCCCCTTCCGGGTCGTCACGGAGCGGCGCAAGTGGCAGCCGGAGGAGGGCCCGCGGCGAGCGGGGGTCAGCGCCTTCAGCGTCGGCGGCATCAACGCGCACGTCGTTCTGGAACAGCCACCCGAGGCACCGCTCGGCACGCCGCCGTCGCCGTACCCGCAAGTCCTGGTCCTCTCGGCGAAGACGCCGAGCGCGCTGACGGCGATGACCGGCCGGCTCGCCGAGCATCTGCGCGCCTCTCCCGGGACGCCGCTGGATCACCTGGCCTGGACGCTGCAGACCGGGCGCGGTGAGCACGGCCACCGCGCGATGGCCCTGGTGCACGATCACGCCGACGCGGTGTCCGTGCTGGCCGGCGAGCAACCGGACCGGCTGATCCGGGCGGCCGGGCCGACCCGGTCCCGCCCGCTGGTGTTCCGGCTGCCGGCGATCGAGGACCCCCTCGCCGAGTACGCCACCTGGGCGGCGCTCTACCGGACCCAGCCGGCCTTCCGGCGGGCCGTCGACGAGTGCGGGGCCCGGGCGGCCTTCCGCGACGGCCCCGACGCCTGCCCCGCTCCCCTGCTCGCCTTCGCCGGCCTGTACGCGATGGCCCAGCTGTGGCGGCGCTGGGGCGCGGAACCGGCCCGGGTGACCGGATCCGGCGTCGGCGCGCAGGTCGCCGACAAGCTGACCGGGATGCTCGGCACGGGCCCGGAGCACGCCGTGGCCGGGGACGAGGTCACCCTCGAGATCCGGACCGGCACCTGCCCGGCCGACGAGCGCGCCATGCTGGACGCGATCGGCCGGCTGTGGCTCGCCGGCGCGTCGATCACCTGGTCGGCGCTGCACGAGGGGCGGTCCCCGGTCCGGGTCGCCGCGCCGGCCTACCCCTTCGAGGGCGAGCGGCACATCGTGGCCGGCCCGGCCGCCGCTCCGGTGCCCGGCCCGGCGGCCGGGCCGGCCACCGCGACCACGATGCTGCCGCTGGTCACCGACCTGTTCGGGGAGATCCTCGGCCTGCCGGAGGTCGATCCGGACGACAGCTTCTTCGATCTCGGCGGCGACTCGCTGCTCGCCATGCGCTTCGTGACCCGGCTGCGCGACTTCCTCCCGGTGGAGTTCGCCCCCCGGACGCTGTTCCAGGCGCCGACCGCGGCGGCGATGGCGGCCGTCCTCGAGGAGCAGGCCCGATGA
- a CDS encoding thioesterase II family protein: MTRWTVRRLRRPDAAVTLYCFPHAGGSPGEYVRWSDDLPEFQVWGVHLPGRTTRAGEPPYTEMASLVRDLVAAVPFAERSVFLGHSLGALVAFETARELRRRGRPQPEGLIVSSCPAPPYPERGESLSALADDELLGRATELWGLPAADLSADPALQAHALACLRNDLALLENYRYRPEEPLDAWLHVLRGDREPTRADAPTWRAQTRGPIGETLLPGGHFYFREQRHETLRAVRETVLTRGGRQCAE; the protein is encoded by the coding sequence ATGACCCGGTGGACGGTACGACGACTCCGGCGCCCGGACGCCGCTGTCACGCTCTACTGCTTCCCGCACGCCGGCGGCTCACCGGGCGAGTACGTCCGCTGGTCCGACGATCTGCCCGAGTTCCAGGTCTGGGGCGTTCACCTGCCCGGGCGGACCACCCGGGCGGGCGAGCCGCCGTACACCGAGATGGCATCGCTGGTGCGGGACCTGGTCGCCGCGGTCCCGTTCGCCGAGCGGTCGGTCTTCCTCGGGCACAGCCTCGGCGCGCTGGTCGCCTTCGAGACGGCGCGGGAGCTGCGCCGGCGCGGCCGTCCCCAGCCGGAGGGACTGATCGTGTCGTCGTGCCCGGCGCCGCCCTACCCGGAGCGCGGGGAGTCCCTGTCCGCGCTGGCCGACGACGAGCTGCTCGGCCGCGCGACCGAGTTGTGGGGCCTGCCGGCGGCGGACCTGTCCGCCGATCCCGCGCTCCAGGCGCACGCGCTCGCCTGCCTGCGCAACGATCTCGCGCTGCTGGAGAACTACCGGTACCGCCCGGAGGAACCACTGGACGCCTGGCTCCACGTCCTGCGCGGCGATCGGGAACCCACCCGCGCGGACGCACCGACCTGGCGGGCACAGACGCGGGGGCCGATCGGCGAGACGCTGCTGCCCGGCGGTCACTTCTATTTCCGAGAGCAACGGCACGAGACCCTGCGCGCAGTGCGCGAGACCGTGCTGACGAGGGGAGGCCGGCAGTGCGCCGAATAG
- a CDS encoding 3-hydroxyacyl-CoA dehydrogenase family protein, protein MTQLFASHGHEVVLVDLSEQILDDARASIATFARLAALVRPGSTPPPAGEVLGRITFTTDLKSLSDAELVVENVTERWTVKQPLYAELDAVCSPDTVFGVNTSAIPITRVAAATERPEQVIGTHFMNPAHLKPTVEVIRGLRTSPETVERTKAVLDDAGRRHVLVGDSPGFVTNRVLMITINEAIALVHEGVSTPADVDRLFKECFAHSMGPLETADLIGLDTVLLSLEVLYADFGELKYVPNPLLRRMVEAGRCGRKTNQGFYPYASEGVRQ, encoded by the coding sequence GTGACACAGCTCTTCGCCTCGCACGGGCACGAGGTCGTGCTCGTGGACCTCAGCGAACAGATCCTCGACGACGCCCGCGCGAGCATCGCGACGTTCGCCCGGCTGGCGGCACTGGTCCGTCCCGGCAGCACGCCGCCACCGGCCGGTGAGGTGCTGGGTCGGATCACCTTCACCACCGACCTCAAGTCGCTGAGCGACGCGGAGCTCGTCGTCGAGAACGTCACCGAACGGTGGACGGTCAAGCAGCCGCTCTACGCGGAGCTCGACGCGGTGTGCTCCCCGGACACCGTCTTCGGCGTCAACACGTCGGCCATCCCGATCACCCGGGTGGCGGCCGCGACCGAGCGGCCGGAGCAGGTGATCGGCACGCACTTCATGAACCCCGCCCATCTCAAGCCCACGGTCGAGGTGATCCGCGGCCTGCGCACCTCGCCGGAGACGGTGGAGCGGACCAAGGCCGTGCTGGACGACGCCGGCCGGCGGCACGTGCTGGTGGGTGACTCGCCCGGCTTCGTCACCAACCGGGTTCTGATGATCACCATCAACGAGGCGATCGCGCTGGTGCACGAGGGCGTCTCCACCCCGGCCGACGTCGACCGGCTCTTCAAGGAGTGCTTCGCGCACTCGATGGGCCCGCTGGAGACGGCGGACCTGATCGGGCTGGACACCGTGCTGCTCTCCCTCGAGGTGCTGTACGCCGACTTCGGCGAGCTCAAGTACGTGCCGAACCCGCTGCTGCGCCGGATGGTCGAGGCCGGGCGCTGCGGGCGCAAGACCAACCAGGGCTTCTATCCGTACGCGTCGGAGGGGGTACGTCAATGA
- a CDS encoding phosphopantetheine-binding protein, whose translation MSDELRGRVREFVATQAPGADVDDDDDLFASGLVNSLFAVQLVLWLEQTFDVRVESHELVITTFATVSSIADFVARKQAGPAVARGL comes from the coding sequence ATGAGTGACGAGTTGCGAGGCCGCGTCCGGGAGTTCGTCGCCACCCAGGCGCCGGGCGCCGACGTGGACGACGACGATGACCTGTTCGCCAGTGGACTGGTGAACTCGCTGTTCGCGGTGCAGCTGGTGCTGTGGCTGGAGCAGACGTTCGACGTACGGGTGGAGAGTCACGAGCTCGTCATCACCACCTTCGCCACGGTCTCGTCGATCGCCGACTTCGTGGCGCGCAAGCAGGCCGGCCCGGCGGTGGCGCGTGGACTTTGA